The nucleotide sequence TCATAATGAGCAATCTCCAACTTGTTAGGGTCAGAGGCCTTATTAGGGTTATATTGAATAAACTTCTGGAAGTAAGAGTAACGCTGTGAGTTATCAACGTAAGCCCCTTGGAGTGTCAGTTTCAAATCCTTGATAATCTGATAATCAAGACCAATCATACCCGTAAAGTTACGGTTATTGCGGTTTACGGTCATACCAGACTCCAACCAAGCCATTGGGTTACCATCAGAAACGGTTCCATAAGTACCATCTTCATACTTATAAACAATCCAAGGCGCGATGATATTCAGCTGACGAATAATCTGATCGCTACTTCCACCAGCGTATGCACTACTTGCATCGCGATAGTTGTTTTGGATATAAGAGAGGTTAAGATGGGCAGTGATGCGCTTTGACAACACCATGTCAAGATTCGCACGACCATTAAACTGCTCACGACCTGCATTAGGAAGAATACTGCTCTGCTTGAGATAACCAGCAGAAGCAAGATACTTCACATACTCATTACCACCTGTAATGTTCACATTATGGCGGTTTTGCCAAGCTGTCTTGAATGCAAGATCATACCAGTCGGTATTAGGATAGTTGTAAGGGTCAGAGCCGTCACGGAACTTCTTAATTGCTTCATCAGAGAAACGTGGAGCCTTACCACTACGCTCCAATGCCTTATTATAGTAGTAAGCGGCATCGGCAGAATTCATCCTTTCCATCAAGGCTGTTGCATTCTGAATACCAAAATAACCTGAATAGCTAACCTTTGGCGCACCGTTCTGCCCTCGTTTTGTAGTTACCAGAATCACACCGTTAGATGCTTTTGAACCATAGATGGCTGCTGAAGAAGCATCCTTTAGGACAGAGATACTCGCAATATCCTCTGGGTCGAGCGAGTTCAGTGTTCCTGCTTCAACACCATCAATCAAAATGTATGGCGTAGCTGAGTTCAATGTTCCCACACCACGCACAAGAATCGTACCATTATCAAGACCCGGCGCACCGTCAGCTCCTGTCACCGTGATACCCGGAAGCAAGCCCTGCAAGCCTGAAGACACGTTAGAGATAGGACGGTTTTCAAGCGCCTTGCTATCAAGCTGTGCAACAGAACCAGAGAGGTTTGCCTTCTTCTGCGTACCATAACCGACAACGACAACCTCGCTCAAGGCGCTGTTCTCATCTTTCAGAGTAATGTTATAGTTCGTCACACCACTTCTCACCATGACACTTTGAGTAGCGAAACCAACATAACTAATCTTCAACTCCGTACCCGGAGCGACAGAGACTGAGAAGCGACCGTCCATGTCGGTCACCCCTACTGGAGTACCATTTGCCAGTATAGAAGCACCAATGACAGGGTCGCCATTAGCATCTTTCACTACGCCATTGATACTCTGCTTTTGCTGCTGAACACTCATACTTGTGTTCGCATCCACATTGGCTAATACTGGGGATGGTGCAAATGCCATCAACCCAAGTGCAAAGGAGAAAGCTAAGCGACCACTAACAAATGGTGGGTGCTTTCTGCGGTTCTGACTTACTTTCATAAAATTAGACATATATTCTATTGATTTAGGTTTTGTGCTACAAATATAGTCGTTTATACAATAAATACCAAAAGAAAAGTTGTTTTTTTTCAATATGAAGTATTGTTCACGCACACAGCTAATCTTTAGTTCAGAATTATTCTCTCACAGAACTCACAGATGAATAGATATAACAGAGACCTAAAGATCATTGATACCACAGAAGCCCCACCCCTAATCCCTCCCCAGTAGGAAGGGGCGTAATTACCAAGATACCCCTATTGGTTTGCAAACCTTTAGTTGATGAATAAGCTACTTGTTATGTAGTTCGTATCTTCATAAGCAAATTATCCCCAGCAAATCCCCCTCTCTGGAGGAAGGGGATGGGGTAGGGACTCTGTGTTATCCAATACCGTCAGGTCTCTGTGCGTTACGTTAGCAAAAAAGAATTCTGTTTCATCTGTGAGTTCTGTGAGAAAACATATACAATTCATAATTCACAATTTACAATTCTGAATTATGATTACCACCGAAGGAAAAGTTAAAAGGCTTTGGGAAAAGTAAAAAAGTAAAAACGTTAAAGCTAAGAAGTTCAAACTTCTATCTCCAAAGTTTAAAGGGAAAAGTATTGTCAGATAAGAGAAAAAATATTACAGATAACGACGGAAAGTTTTGTTTTATGTTGCTGTCATTTTTAACATTTCACATATCTTACTGTAGCATAACAAGTTAAGTGACGGTTTAATATGACAGGAATGACAGGAAATAAAAACTGATACAGAAATAAGAGATTGATCTATAAAAAGGCAAAAGGTGTCCAGACGGATTGCTGAACACCTTAATTTATTCTTTTTTTAATAGAGCTCGCCTAAATCCTAACTTGTGAGGAATAAAATGTGCGAGATGAATATGCATAGAACATATAACTCGGCAATCTGCCAACTCGTAATAACTCGTTAGCTTGTAACAACCTGTCAACTTGTAATAGCTTGTTAACTCGTCAACTTGTCAACTTGCATATTCCCCTTGTAGGCTTCTATTAGCCGTGCTGAACAGGAATTTTCTTAACGCGACGTTCGTGTCTTCCGCCCTCAAAACTTGCTTTGAAGAAGGCGTCAAGAATCTTTTCAGCGGTCTTATTATCTATAAATCTGCCAGGGAGGACAATGACGTTTGCATCATTATGTTGACGAATCAACTCTGCTACATCCTTGTTCCATACCAAACCAGCACGTACACCTTGATGCTTGTTGAGTGTGATAGCCATACCCTCACCGCTACCACAGATAGCAATACCAGGATAAACTTCACCACTTTCAATGGCTTCAGCCAATGGGTGAGCATAATCAGGATAGTCGCAGCTCAAATCACTATTACAGCCAAAATCCTTATATGCATACTTGTGTTCTTCCAAATACTGGATCACGAATTGCTTTAATGGATAGCCTGCGTGGTCGCAGGCAACTCCTACTGTCTTAATTTCCATAAGCTGTTTAGGTATTATGACCCCCCTCATTCGATGCCGGACTTAGGGGTGTCTGGTTAAACGTTTATGCTAAAAATGCTTTTACTTGTTTGTAAACATTCTCTGGAGTAAAGCCTAACTTCTCATCGAGAACTTTAAAAGGTGCTGAGAAGCCGAAGCTGTTGAGACCATAGACCTTACCATTGGCACCCACTAAACCTTCGAGGGTTACTGGGAGACCTGCCGTAAGACCGAAAATCTTAGCATCTCTTGGCAGAATCTGCTCCTGATATTCCTTACTCTGACGACGGAATAGTCCCTCTGATGGTGCGCTAACAACACGTACCTTCACTCCATCTTTGCGTAACAACTCAGCTCCATCAACGCAGGTAGAGACCTCAGAACCACTTGCAACGAGGATGACATCATACTGTTCGTCAGAACCTGGTACGATATAAGCACCCTTTCGTGTCTGCTGATAGTCAGTGCCCTTTGGCAAACTCTTTACATTCTGACGTGAGAAGATGAGAGCTGTTGGGGTATCCATATTCTCCATTGCCATCTGCCAGCAAACCGTTGCAGCATCGCTATCAGCTGGACGAAGTACACGAACAGAATCCTGTCCAAGATGATTTTGTAACTTCTCCATCAAGCGTATCTGTGCTTCTTGTTCTACAGGCTCGTGGGTTGGGCCGTCTTCACCTACACGGAAAGCGTCGTGACTCCATACGAACTTAACAGGCGTGCGCATGAGGGCAGCCATGCGAACAGCTGGTTTCATATAGTCAGAGAAGACGAAGAAAGTTCCCATTGCGGTGATGACACCACCATGGAGCATCATACCGATACACATACATGCCATTGCCAACTCGCTAACACCTGCTTGGAAGAAGGCACCGCTGAAGTCGTCACGTGTGAGTGCATGTGTTTTGTTGAGGAAGCCATCTGTCTTATCAGAGTTGCTAAGGTCGGCTGATGATACAATCATGTTAGGAACTTGTTCAGCAAGAACACCGAGACAAGCTGCAGAACCATTACGCGTTGGGATGTCACGCTTCTGTATAAGCCCACTCCAGTCAATCTTTGGAGCCTTGCCAGAGAACCACTCACGCATCTGTGCTGCCTTCTCAGGATTTTCTTTCTCCCAAGCTGCTTCAGCTGCATGACGCTCTGCAACAATCTTTCTGAGTTCTGCAGCACGGTCATCATAGAGTTTCTGTACGTCTGGAAAAATCTTGAATGGATCATTAATATCTCCCCCAAGATTCTTTACTGTATTTGTGTAGGCATCACCACCCAATGGTGCACCATGAGTCTTAATGCTATGCTCGTAGTTACTACCGTCTGCCTGCAACGCTCCTTTACCCATAATGGTCTCACCAATGATAAGCGTAGGGCGATGCTCTTCCTTGTTAGCAGCAATGAGTGCTTCGCGAATAGCGTCAGGATCGTTGCCATCAATCTCCAATACATTCCAATTCCATGCCCGATACTTCATTGCTGTATCTTCAGACATCACAACTCCACACTCAGTAGAAAGCTGAATGTCATTAGAATCGTAGAACATAATGAAGTTATTAAGTCCCAGGTTTCCTGCTAATCGACCGACTTCCGCACTGATACCTTCTTGGATGCCACCATCAGAGATGTAAGCATAGATCTTATGCTGCATCATTGTGTTACCAAGGCGTGCCGCAAGAAACTTCTCTGCTACAGCCGCACCAGCAGCGTAAGCATGACCTTGCCCAAGTGGACCAGAAGAGTTTTCGATACCATGTGCGATGTCTCTTTCAGGATGTCCAGGAGTTATTGACCCCCACTGACGGAATTGTTTAATATCATCAATCGTGAACTTTCTCTGAAGGGTCAATGCTGCGTAAAGCATTGGAGACATGTGACCTGGGTCAAGGTAGAATCGGTCACG is from Prevotella melaninogenica and encodes:
- the rpiB gene encoding ribose 5-phosphate isomerase B, whose translation is MEIKTVGVACDHAGYPLKQFVIQYLEEHKYAYKDFGCNSDLSCDYPDYAHPLAEAIESGEVYPGIAICGSGEGMAITLNKHQGVRAGLVWNKDVAELIRQHNDANVIVLPGRFIDNKTAEKILDAFFKASFEGGRHERRVKKIPVQHG
- a CDS encoding transketolase family protein, with product MNDKKLMDRAADNIRILAVSMVEKAKSGHPGGAMGGADFINILFSEFLVFDPEQPEWAGRDRFYLDPGHMSPMLYAALTLQRKFTIDDIKQFRQWGSITPGHPERDIAHGIENSSGPLGQGHAYAAGAAVAEKFLAARLGNTMMQHKIYAYISDGGIQEGISAEVGRLAGNLGLNNFIMFYDSNDIQLSTECGVVMSEDTAMKYRAWNWNVLEIDGNDPDAIREALIAANKEEHRPTLIIGETIMGKGALQADGSNYEHSIKTHGAPLGGDAYTNTVKNLGGDINDPFKIFPDVQKLYDDRAAELRKIVAERHAAEAAWEKENPEKAAQMREWFSGKAPKIDWSGLIQKRDIPTRNGSAACLGVLAEQVPNMIVSSADLSNSDKTDGFLNKTHALTRDDFSGAFFQAGVSELAMACMCIGMMLHGGVITAMGTFFVFSDYMKPAVRMAALMRTPVKFVWSHDAFRVGEDGPTHEPVEQEAQIRLMEKLQNHLGQDSVRVLRPADSDAATVCWQMAMENMDTPTALIFSRQNVKSLPKGTDYQQTRKGAYIVPGSDEQYDVILVASGSEVSTCVDGAELLRKDGVKVRVVSAPSEGLFRRQSKEYQEQILPRDAKIFGLTAGLPVTLEGLVGANGKVYGLNSFGFSAPFKVLDEKLGFTPENVYKQVKAFLA